In a single window of the Streptomyces cinnabarinus genome:
- a CDS encoding DUF4387 domain-containing protein encodes MSESRTIADLALEVRSKNASPFWVTMELFMRDTAGYTIVADPGYLNASVIARLYGVDADTVQIFRIPALDVVKISFPRPVSQGSLRDRDIHAGQHHVPLSLFPLPNE; translated from the coding sequence ATGTCTGAGAGCCGTACCATCGCCGACCTCGCCCTCGAGGTCCGCTCCAAGAACGCCAGCCCCTTCTGGGTCACGATGGAACTGTTCATGCGCGACACGGCCGGCTACACGATCGTCGCCGACCCCGGCTACCTCAACGCCTCGGTGATCGCCCGGCTGTACGGCGTCGACGCGGACACCGTGCAGATCTTCCGCATCCCGGCGCTGGACGTCGTCAAGATCTCCTTCCCGCGACCGGTCTCGCAGGGCAGCCTCCGCGACCGCGACATCCACGCGGGCCAGCATCACGTGCCGTTGTCGCTGTTCCCACTCCCCAACGAGTGA